Proteins from a single region of Mycoplasma leachii PG50:
- a CDS encoding SDR family oxidoreductase — translation MKPLVVITGASSGIGLACAKYFSKKGFPLLILARRKEILDNLNLPNTLTAKVDVRNFEELNQAVKKAEKVYGPVNLLINNAGIMPMNQYIDQSLEDKYNTLDINVKGVINGMDAVLPSMLKQNHGTIVNISSVAGRYTYADHSIYNGSKFAVNAITEQVRRELSDTNIRFSLIEPAIVDTNLLSTTKNQKILNSYISRKNSLNGGLKPEQLAEVIYYIYSLPQDVVIPELMISHTNQKV, via the coding sequence ATGAAACCATTAGTTGTAATTACTGGAGCAAGTTCAGGAATTGGATTAGCTTGTGCTAAATATTTTTCAAAAAAAGGCTTTCCATTACTAATACTTGCAAGAAGAAAAGAAATATTAGATAATCTAAATTTACCAAATACTTTAACTGCTAAAGTTGATGTTAGAAATTTTGAAGAATTAAATCAAGCTGTTAAAAAAGCTGAAAAAGTTTATGGACCTGTTAATTTATTAATTAATAACGCTGGAATTATGCCAATGAATCAATATATTGATCAAAGTTTAGAAGATAAATATAATACATTAGATATTAATGTTAAAGGTGTTATTAATGGAATGGATGCAGTTTTACCAAGTATGTTAAAACAAAATCACGGAACAATAGTAAATATTTCTAGTGTTGCTGGAAGATATACTTATGCTGATCATTCTATTTATAATGGGTCTAAATTTGCTGTTAATGCAATTACAGAACAAGTTAGAAGAGAATTAAGTGATACTAATATTAGATTTAGTTTAATTGAACCTGCAATTGTTGATACTAATTTATTATCAACAACTAAAAATCAAAAGATTTTAAATAGTTATATATCAAGAAAAAATAGTTTAAATGGTGGCTTAAAACCTGAACAACTAGCTGAAGTTATTTATTATATTTACTCATTGCCACAAGATGTAGTAA
- a CDS encoding diacylglycerol kinase catalytic domain-containing protein: MKYSFITNKYEESGDILNQLLDILKDANFTKDEKEPDICFVIGGDGTFLYAVHKYQSILDKLIFIPIKFGGIGFYTNKNRVDDLKNVDLYKIIKDPNITELGLIEVNYDNQKVYAINEIKITNQVRPLTLDIYINNEFLEQFKGTGLVFSTPSGSTGFIKSANGAIIYPVVSLFEMQELMPISTNKFRTLNAPIIFSDKEHITLKLKDLTNVTLSADTYEYAFKNKEFLIKLSRKKIKLLNLNKDKFNKIQILRDIFVLNDKTKN; the protein is encoded by the coding sequence ATGAAATATAGTTTTATAACAAACAAATACGAAGAATCAGGAGACATTTTAAACCAGTTATTAGATATATTAAAAGATGCAAACTTTACTAAAGATGAAAAAGAACCAGACATTTGTTTTGTCATTGGAGGCGATGGTACTTTTTTGTATGCAGTACATAAATATCAATCTATTTTAGATAAATTAATTTTTATACCAATTAAATTTGGTGGAATTGGTTTTTATACTAATAAAAATAGAGTTGATGATTTAAAAAATGTTGATTTATATAAAATTATTAAAGACCCAAACATTACTGAATTAGGACTAATTGAAGTTAATTACGATAATCAAAAAGTTTATGCAATTAATGAAATAAAAATTACTAATCAAGTAAGACCTTTAACATTAGATATTTATATTAATAATGAATTTTTAGAACAATTTAAGGGTACGGGTTTAGTTTTTTCAACACCAAGTGGATCTACTGGATTTATAAAATCAGCTAATGGAGCAATTATTTATCCTGTAGTTTCACTTTTTGAAATGCAAGAATTAATGCCTATTTCAACTAATAAATTTAGAACTTTAAATGCTCCAATTATTTTTTCAGACAAAGAACATATAACTTTAAAACTTAAAGATTTAACAAATGTTACTTTAAGTGCTGATACTTATGAATATGCATTTAAAAACAAAGAATTTTTAATTAAATTAAGCAGAAAAAAAATTAAGCTTTTAAATTTAAATAAAGATAAATTTAATAAGATCCAAATTTTAAGAGATATTTTTGTTTTAAATGACAAAACAAAAAACTAA
- a CDS encoding valine--tRNA ligase: protein MKKQLSPKYNHILVEKTKYQYWLDKKLFKANPNSKKPKFSIILPPPNVTGKLHIGHAWDTSLQDAIIRFKKLTGYDTLFLPGMDHSGISTQVKVEQKLKKQGIDKNKLGREKFLLEAWKWKEEYASIIREQWAKLGLSLDYSTEKFTLDEDINQIVKEIFVKFYNDKIIYKDKQIVNWDPEQKTAISNVEVIYKETQSKMYYFKYMLENSDKYLIVATTRPETMFADQCLVVNPNDSRYQEYINKKVINPVNKQVIPIISDEYVDIEFGTGVMKCTPAHDLNDYHLAIKHNLKMPICLNTDGSVNQLGGKYEGLDRFVARKEIIKDAIKEDLLVKEEDIINQVGFSERSNAIVEPYLSDQWFVKMDKFKNMVIDLQNSDNRINFFPNRFNDVLNRWMTNAHDWCISRQLWWGHQIPCWYHKKTNEMYVGINPPSDIENWTQDQDVLDTWFSSGLWAFSTLLNNKGLESEYFKNYFPTSVLVTGYDIIFFWVARMIFQTLEYTKQIPFKDVLIHGLVRDELNRKMSKSLGNGIDPMDVINNNGCDSLRLFLLTNSTPGQDIRYSNEKILASWNFINKLWNASRYVFLNLDVHFEFDPNFYKTDLEITNQWILTQLSKTQTYVYEKMNKYEFSLAGNHLWDFVWNKYCSWYIEFSKVNLSNDKFNYQTKQTLFYVLKEILIMLHPLIPFVSEEIYLNMMLKESILLEQWTNLNSDYDTSFIDDVIKMITSIREFRNTKNIKNNICLLANISNTNDKHSYIFEKHFLQINSFLKNFCNTKLDNSIKISNKTSLSIDEYFIEISNDSFTNKDELIKELETKQIQLTNEILRSQKILNNPEFIKKAKIQKVEQEKSKYQTYKEQLEAINKKINDLKA, encoded by the coding sequence CTATCATCTTACCTCCACCAAACGTTACTGGTAAATTACATATTGGACATGCTTGAGATACTAGTTTACAAGATGCTATTATTAGATTTAAAAAATTAACTGGATATGATACTTTATTTTTACCTGGTATGGATCATTCTGGAATTAGTACTCAAGTAAAAGTAGAACAAAAACTTAAAAAACAAGGTATAGATAAAAATAAATTGGGTAGAGAAAAGTTTTTATTAGAAGCTTGAAAATGAAAAGAAGAATATGCAAGTATTATTAGAGAGCAATGAGCTAAATTAGGTTTAAGTTTAGATTATTCAACTGAAAAATTTACTCTAGATGAAGATATTAATCAAATTGTTAAAGAGATTTTTGTAAAGTTCTATAATGATAAAATAATTTATAAAGACAAACAAATAGTTAATTGAGATCCAGAACAAAAAACTGCTATTTCTAATGTTGAAGTAATTTATAAAGAAACTCAAAGTAAAATGTATTATTTTAAATATATGTTAGAAAATTCTGACAAATATTTAATAGTTGCTACAACTCGTCCTGAAACTATGTTTGCTGATCAATGTTTAGTTGTTAATCCAAATGATTCTAGATATCAAGAATATATTAATAAAAAAGTAATTAATCCAGTTAATAAGCAAGTTATTCCAATTATAAGTGATGAATATGTTGATATTGAATTTGGAACTGGAGTTATGAAATGTACTCCTGCTCATGATTTAAATGACTATCATTTAGCGATTAAACATAATTTAAAAATGCCAATTTGTTTAAATACTGATGGTTCAGTTAATCAATTAGGTGGAAAATATGAAGGTTTAGATAGATTTGTTGCTAGAAAAGAAATCATTAAAGATGCTATTAAAGAAGATTTGTTGGTAAAAGAAGAAGACATTATTAATCAAGTTGGATTTAGTGAAAGATCAAATGCTATTGTTGAACCATATTTATCTGATCAATGATTTGTTAAAATGGATAAGTTTAAAAATATGGTAATTGATTTACAAAATTCAGATAATAGAATTAATTTTTTTCCAAATAGATTTAATGATGTTTTAAATAGATGAATGACTAATGCTCATGATTGATGTATTAGTAGACAATTATGATGAGGTCATCAAATTCCTTGCTGGTATCACAAAAAAACCAATGAGATGTATGTTGGAATTAATCCTCCAAGTGATATAGAAAATTGAACTCAAGATCAAGATGTTTTAGATACTTGATTTTCATCAGGATTATGAGCTTTTTCAACACTTTTAAATAATAAAGGTTTAGAAAGTGAATATTTTAAAAATTATTTTCCAACTAGTGTTTTAGTTACAGGATATGATATTATTTTCTTTTGAGTAGCTAGAATGATTTTTCAAACTTTAGAATATACAAAACAAATTCCATTTAAAGATGTTTTAATTCATGGACTTGTAAGAGATGAATTAAATAGAAAAATGTCTAAATCTTTAGGTAATGGAATAGATCCTATGGATGTTATTAATAATAATGGTTGTGATTCGTTAAGATTATTTTTATTAACTAATTCAACTCCAGGTCAAGACATTAGATATTCAAATGAAAAAATTTTAGCTAGTTGAAACTTTATAAATAAATTATGAAATGCAAGTAGATATGTATTTTTAAATTTAGATGTTCACTTTGAATTTGATCCCAACTTTTATAAAACTGACTTAGAAATAACTAATCAATGAATTTTGACTCAACTAAGTAAAACACAAACTTATGTTTATGAAAAAATGAACAAATATGAGTTTAGTTTAGCTGGAAATCATCTTTGAGATTTTGTATGAAACAAATACTGTTCTTGATATATTGAATTTAGTAAAGTTAATTTAAGTAATGATAAATTTAACTATCAAACTAAGCAAACTTTATTTTATGTATTAAAAGAAATTTTGATTATGCTTCATCCTTTAATACCATTTGTAAGTGAAGAAATTTATTTAAATATGATGCTAAAAGAATCTATTCTTTTAGAACAATGAACTAATTTAAATTCTGATTATGATACAAGTTTTATTGATGATGTTATTAAAATGATTACAAGTATTAGAGAATTTAGAAATACTAAAAACATTAAAAATAATATTTGTTTATTAGCAAATATTTCAAACACTAATGATAAGCATTCTTACATATTTGAAAAGCATTTTTTACAAATTAATAGTTTTTTAAAAAACTTTTGTAATACTAAATTAGATAATTCTATTAAGATATCTAATAAAACTAGTTTATCAATTGATGAGTATTTTATTGAAATTTCAAATGATTCATTTACTAATAAAGATGAGTTAATTAAAGAATTAGAAACTAAACAAATTCAATTAACTAATGAAATTTTAAGAAGTCAAAAAATTTTAAATAATCCTGAGTTTATTAAAAAAGCAAAAATACAAAAAGTTGAACAAGAAAAATCTAAATATCAAACTTATAAAGAACAACTAGAAGCAATTAATAAAAAAATTAATGATTTAAAAGCATAA